Part of the Streptomyces sp. HSG2 genome, AGACGAGGAATCAAGCCGTGAGCGATGTCCGTAACGTGATCATCATCGGCTCCGGGCCCGCCGGCTACACAGCGGCGCTGTACACCGCGCGGGCATCGTTGAAGCCCTTGGTGTTCGAGGGGGCCGTCACCGCCGGTGGCGCGCTGATGACCACAACCGAGGTCGAGAACTTCCCGGGCTTCCAGGACGGGATCATGGGACCCGAACTGATGGACAACATGCGGGCGCAGTCCGAGCGCTTCGGGGCCGAACTGATCCCGGACGACGTCGTCGCCGTCGATCTGTCCGGAGAGATCAAGACCGTCACGGACACCGCGGGGACCGTCCATCAGGCAAGGGCCGTCATCATCGCCACGGGATCGCAGCACCGCAAGCTCGGCCTGCCGAACGAAGACGCACTCTCCGGACGCGGTGTCTCCTGGTGTGCCACTTGCGACGGATTCTTCTTCAAGGATCAGGACATCGCTGTGATCGGTGGTGGAGACACCGCGATGGAGGAAGCCACCTTCCTCTCTCGGTTCGCCAAGTCGGTCACGATCGTCCATCGACGGGAGGCCCTCCGCGCCTCCAAGGCGATGCAGGACCGAGCCTTCGCCGATCCGAAGATCAAGTTCGCTTGGAACAGCGAGATCGCGGAAATCCAGGGCGACCAGAAGCTCTCGGCACTCAAGCTGCGCGACACCAAGACCGGGGACCTGTCGGACCTTCCGGTGACCGGACTGTTCATCGCGATCGGTCACGACCCGCGCACCGAGCTGTTCAAGGGTCAGCTCGAACTGGACGACGAGGGCTATCTCAAGGTCGCCGCACCAACCACCCACACCAACATCAAGGGCGTCTTCGGCGCGGGTGACGTGGTTGACCACACCTACCGCCAAGCGATCACTGCGGCCGGCACCGGCTGCTCGGCCGCTCTCGATGCCGAACGATTCCTGGCCGCGCTCTCCGACGAGGAAGCGGCCGAACCCGAGAAGACCTCTGCCTGACCCCGCCCCACCGATACATAAGGAGCCTTCTGTGGCCGGCACCCTGAAGAATGTGACCGACGCTTCCTTCGACGAGGACGTCCTCAAGAGCGACAAGCCCGTCCTGGTGGACTTCTGGGCCGCCTGGTGCGGCCCGTGCCGGCAGATCGCCCCTTCCCTTGAGGCCATCGCCGGTGAGCACGGCGAGAAGATCGAGATCGTCAAGCTGAACATCGACGAGAACCCGGCGACTGCGGCCAAGTACGGCGTCATGTCCATTCCGACGCTGAACGTGTACCAAGGAGGCGAGGTCGCCAAGACGATCGTCGGTGCGAAGCCGAAGGCCGCTATCCTCCGGGACCTCGAGGAGTTCATCGCCGACTAGAATGTCTTCGCGTTTCACGTGAAACAGGAGGGGCGCCCGTGGGGCGCCCCCTCCTGTTTCACGTGAAACGGTACTTCGCTTTCCGGCCGAGGGCGGAGCCCATACCTCGTCGGCACTCGCCCCCGCAGCGTGAGAGCCAAGACCGCCACTGCCCTCCCGCCTGGGGCCTCAGGAATCTTGATCGTCCGAGAGACTCCGAAGCAGTGACCCCTCACCAGGGGCCAGGGTCTCAAGAATCCGTTCAAGATCCTCGACGGAGGCGAAATCGACAGTGATCTTTCCTCGCTTCTGCCCCAGATCGACCTTTACCCGGGTCTCGAACCGATCCGAGAGGCGCGTGGCCAAATCGGCAAGGGCGGGAGCCACTCGCGATCCGGCCCGGGGCCCTCTACCGCGTTGCGACTTCTGCGGCCGAGCCCCCATCAGGGTGACGATCTCTTCGACAGAGCGAACCGACAGTCCCTCCGCGACAATCCGGCGAGCCAAGCGGTCCTGCTCCTCGACGTCTTCCACCGAGAGCAGGGCCCGAGCATGCCCGGCGGAGAGCACGCCGGCCGCGACCCGCTTCTGCACCGCCGACGACAACCGCAGGAGACGCAAGGTGTTGGAGACCTGAGGGCGAGAGCGACCGATTCGATCCGCCAGTTGGTCATGCGTGCAGTTGAAGTCTCTCAACAGTTGGTCATAGGCCGCCGCCTCCTCGATGGGATTCAGCTGCGCCCGATGCAGGTTCTCCAGGAGCGCATCCAACAGGAGTTGCTCATCGTCGGTTGCCCGGACGATCGCCGGGATGGCCGACAGACCCGCCTCCCGACAGGCCCGCCAACGTCGCTCCCCCATGATGAGCTCGTAGCGGCCGGCCTGGGTCGGCCGAACGATCACCGGTTGCAGGAGCCCGACTTCCTTGATGGAAGCCACCAACTCGGACAGGGCTTCCTCGTCGAAGACTTCACGAGGCTGTCGCGGGTTGGGCGTGATCGAGTCCAGCGCAATCTCGGCGAAGTGAGCGCCCGCCGGCGAGGACAAGGAAGATGCCGCTCCCCTGTCCTGCTCGTCTTCTGTTTCACGTGAAACAGAAGACGAGGACAGCGCGGCGACCTTGGCCGCCGCGATACCACGATCCGTCGAGAGGCCCGGAACGCCCGCACTCGTCAACGCTCCCTTGTTGCCCAGAGCAGCGGATCCCACCGACTTCTCCGTGGGGGCCGCCGGGATCAGGGCGCCAAGCCCTCGCCCGAGTCCCCTTCGTCGCTCAGTCACCGAATCCCCTCCACGATGCTTGTTTCGCTGTGAGTGCCGCCGTGTGCAGGGTCGTAGCGGACGTCGACGCCGCGCAGTGCGATCTCACGCGCCGCCTCAAGGTAGGACAGCGCCCCGCTCGACCCGGGGTCGTAGGTCAACACTGTCTGTCCATAGCTCGGAGCCTCGGAGATCCGAACAGAACGAGGAATGCTGGTTCGAAGGACCTCTCCACCGAAGTGGCTGCGCACCTCGTTGGCGACCTGAGAGGCGAGCCGGGTCCGTCCGTCGTACATCGTGAGCAGGATGGTGGACACGTGAAGTGCGGGGTTGAGATGGCCTCGCACAAGGTCGACGTTGCGAAGCAACTGCCCAAGTCCCTCCAGCGCGTAGTACTCGCACTGGATAGGGATAAGGACCTCCTGACCTGCCACGAGGGCATTCACCGTCAACAAGCCCAGAGACGGTGGACAGTCGATCAAGATGTAGTCCAGCGGCTGCTCATAGCTCTGAACAGCCCGGTGCAGCCGGCTCTCGCGCGCGACCAACGAGACAAGCTCGATCTCGGCACCGGCGAGATCGATCGTAGCCGGTGCACAGAAGAGGCCCTCGACGTCAGGGACGGGCTGAACGACATCCGACAGAGGCTTGCTCTCGACCAACACGTCGTAGATCGACGGGACCTCGGCATGGTGGTCGATGCCCAGCGCTGTCGAGGCGTTTCCCTGAGGGTCGAGATCGATCACGAGAACGCGTGCACCATGCAACGCCAGCGAAGCGGCGAGATTGACGGTGGTGGTTGTCTTTCCCACCCCACCTTTCTGGTTGGCGACCACGATCACTCGGGTCTGCTCAGGACGAGGCAGACCCTCACCAAGACGCCCTCGAGGTTCCACAACCAAGGGCACCAGACTTCCGGCGGGGTCGCCAGGGGGCGTGGATGTTTCACGTGAAACGTCCACGCCCCTTGGCTCGGTACGGGGCCCCGGGACCGGTTCGGTCTCCGATTCCGCGATGTTGGCATCGGACCGCAAGGATTCACTCTCCTCGACTTCGGGCTCGCGATGGACAGAGCCTCCCATGCCCCAAGGGCGGTGAACCAGTGAGGTCTGCCCCTCTGTGCGGAAGTCGACGTCTGTGGACAACTCGGCCACCCCCGAGGCGGATGCTTCTCTGTCGGCGGCGGAGAATGTTGCCTCCGAACGGGCACCGTGAGGCCTGCGCTCCCGAGGTGCTGCCGCGGCGCGACCGCGATGGATAATGCCGTGCAACAGTGAACGACGTTTCACGTGAAACACGATGCATGGGGACCGTGGGAGGGGGCGCACGACACACCGACGCCCGAATACCCGAGGACTGATGTGGAGTACGAGGCCTCAGGCACAGTCACATCACTCCATCCGGATCTACCCCCGGCGCCTACGGACCCGTCCCGTTCTCGCCGCCTTGGCACGCTTGGCGGCGAAGCGCACTCCGCCCGGGCTCTCACCAACCACCACACGGACCACCGTGGACCGAGGCTCTACCACTCCTGAGCCGACGTGCAGCACCGACGTCTCCGCCGCTCCCAACTTGTTCAACGCGGTCTGCGCACTCTTGAGCTCCGCCTCCGCGGTGTCTCCCTTGAGCGCAAGCATCTCGCCATAGGGGCGGAGGAGCGGAATGCCCCAGGTGGCCAAGCGGTCGAGGGGAGCCACCGCCCGGGCCGTCACCACGTGTACCGGCGGCATCGTGCCCATCACCTCCTCCGCACGCCCACGCACCACGGTGACGTGGTCCAAGCCCAACAGCTCGACGACCTCGGTGAGGAAGGTGGTCCGCCGAAGAAGTGGCTCCAGGAGAGTGATGTTGAGATCGTCACGTACCAAGGCCAAGGGAATCCCCGGTAGTCCGGCGCCGGACCCCACGTCGCACACAGAGACCCCGTGGGGGACGACTTCGGAGAGCACCGCGCAGTTCAGAAGGTGTCTCTCCCAGAGCCTGGGAACCTCGCGAGGGCCGATCAGACCGCGCCGGACTCCCGCATCGGCCAGCAACGCGGCGTAGCGCACCGCGTCCGAGAAGCGCTCCCCGAACACCTCGTGAGCCTGCTCGGGAGCAGGCGGAACCTCCGCTGCCTCCGTCACGAATACCGTCCTTCCATTCCATGCCGCGACTGGTTCGCTCCCGGCACCAGAACCCACCTCACAGGGCTGACGAATCTCGGCCCCGCCTGTCCGACAGACGGGGCCGAGCAAGGGCAGTCACGTCAAACGGGGAGGACGACCACGAACCGCTGCGGTTCCTCGCCCTCCGACTCGCTCCGCAGGCCCGCGGCCTTCACCGCGTCATGCACCACCTTGCGCTCGAACGGCGTCATCGCCCGCAAGCGGACGGGCTCGCCACTGCTCTTGGCCTCACCGGCCGCCTCCGTCGCCAGTTCGGAGAGTTCGGCACGCTTGCGCGCACGATATCCGGCGATGTCGAGCATCAGTCGGCTGCGATCTCCCGTCTCGCGATGAACCGCCAGTCGAGTGAGCTCTTGCAGGGCCTCGAGAACCTCGCCCTCCCGACCCACCAGCTTCTGCAGATCTCGACCGTCCGCGTCGCTGACGATCGAGACTGAGGCGCGGTCGGCCTCGACGTCCATGTCGATGTCACCGTCGAGGTCCGCGATGTCGAGCAGACCCTCCAGATAGTCCGCGGCGATCTCTCCCTCCTGCTCCAGGTGAGTGAGGTCCTCTGCGTCCTCGGCAGCCGCGGAAATGGTGCCTTCCGTCACG contains:
- a CDS encoding ParA family protein, which encodes MGGSVHREPEVEESESLRSDANIAESETEPVPGPRTEPRGVDVSRETSTPPGDPAGSLVPLVVEPRGRLGEGLPRPEQTRVIVVANQKGGVGKTTTTVNLAASLALHGARVLVIDLDPQGNASTALGIDHHAEVPSIYDVLVESKPLSDVVQPVPDVEGLFCAPATIDLAGAEIELVSLVARESRLHRAVQSYEQPLDYILIDCPPSLGLLTVNALVAGQEVLIPIQCEYYALEGLGQLLRNVDLVRGHLNPALHVSTILLTMYDGRTRLASQVANEVRSHFGGEVLRTSIPRSVRISEAPSYGQTVLTYDPGSSGALSYLEAAREIALRGVDVRYDPAHGGTHSETSIVEGIR
- the trxB gene encoding thioredoxin-disulfide reductase; its protein translation is MSDVRNVIIIGSGPAGYTAALYTARASLKPLVFEGAVTAGGALMTTTEVENFPGFQDGIMGPELMDNMRAQSERFGAELIPDDVVAVDLSGEIKTVTDTAGTVHQARAVIIATGSQHRKLGLPNEDALSGRGVSWCATCDGFFFKDQDIAVIGGGDTAMEEATFLSRFAKSVTIVHRREALRASKAMQDRAFADPKIKFAWNSEIAEIQGDQKLSALKLRDTKTGDLSDLPVTGLFIAIGHDPRTELFKGQLELDDEGYLKVAAPTTHTNIKGVFGAGDVVDHTYRQAITAAGTGCSAALDAERFLAALSDEEAAEPEKTSA
- the rsmG gene encoding 16S rRNA (guanine(527)-N(7))-methyltransferase RsmG, which encodes MTEAAEVPPAPEQAHEVFGERFSDAVRYAALLADAGVRRGLIGPREVPRLWERHLLNCAVLSEVVPHGVSVCDVGSGAGLPGIPLALVRDDLNITLLEPLLRRTTFLTEVVELLGLDHVTVVRGRAEEVMGTMPPVHVVTARAVAPLDRLATWGIPLLRPYGEMLALKGDTAEAELKSAQTALNKLGAAETSVLHVGSGVVEPRSTVVRVVVGESPGGVRFAAKRAKAARTGRVRRRRG
- a CDS encoding ParB/RepB/Spo0J family partition protein, producing MTERRRGLGRGLGALIPAAPTEKSVGSAALGNKGALTSAGVPGLSTDRGIAAAKVAALSSSSVSRETEDEQDRGAASSLSSPAGAHFAEIALDSITPNPRQPREVFDEEALSELVASIKEVGLLQPVIVRPTQAGRYELIMGERRWRACREAGLSAIPAIVRATDDEQLLLDALLENLHRAQLNPIEEAAAYDQLLRDFNCTHDQLADRIGRSRPQVSNTLRLLRLSSAVQKRVAAGVLSAGHARALLSVEDVEEQDRLARRIVAEGLSVRSVEEIVTLMGARPQKSQRGRGPRAGSRVAPALADLATRLSDRFETRVKVDLGQKRGKITVDFASVEDLERILETLAPGEGSLLRSLSDDQDS
- the trxA gene encoding thioredoxin, translating into MAGTLKNVTDASFDEDVLKSDKPVLVDFWAAWCGPCRQIAPSLEAIAGEHGEKIEIVKLNIDENPATAAKYGVMSIPTLNVYQGGEVAKTIVGAKPKAAILRDLEEFIAD
- a CDS encoding R3H domain-containing nucleic acid-binding protein; its protein translation is MTEGTISAAAEDAEDLTHLEQEGEIAADYLEGLLDIADLDGDIDMDVEADRASVSIVSDADGRDLQKLVGREGEVLEALQELTRLAVHRETGDRSRLMLDIAGYRARKRAELSELATEAAGEAKSSGEPVRLRAMTPFERKVVHDAVKAAGLRSESEGEEPQRFVVVLPV